A genomic window from Quercus lobata isolate SW786 chromosome 10, ValleyOak3.0 Primary Assembly, whole genome shotgun sequence includes:
- the LOC115963479 gene encoding protein DEK-like — translation MATVTLEEKKPEEEAPAGEKEEAKLEVEGGKKEEEERENLVAVSEKVEEEGAGEKGVGAEKVEEEVEGEKKEKVAETPSKKGKRSGRRGSSKKDQSEVAAAAAAAKKKASEELESVAEEKKEKEKEKEKEKEKEKEKEHATPVSDRPTRERKMVERFSVPSPGRSGKSSANKALSIEKGSGTQLKDIPNVAFKLSKRKTDDNLQMLHSILYGKKAKVHICKKNIGQFSGYVWTGNEEKQRAKVKERIDKCVKEKLMDFCDVLNIPINRSMTKKEELSAKLLEFLESPHPTTDVLLADKDQKGQKRRRKSTPSKTASSGEASAETQRKKQKQTPQVAKKQKQSSEVEEEDEVEDKVESPGAKDESHSDDDNETVPNEESDHEEHKFEEEEEEEEEEEEKPKEQMSKSSSKKGRKDGSVTKTVEKPKPVKKATPAKSVKAPAKSPKKSSSSTLKRGASDTGGTSSSRSKSKESTSKKQKVEKESQKNIKEKDASKKQSSRSPGKVSAKDQGKGKAGKKAKAEPSREEMHAVVVNILKEVDFNTATLSDILRQLGTHFGVDLMHRKAEVKDIITDVINNMSDEEDEGEDAEENADAGDDADKDEDDDDDDDA, via the exons ATGGCTACCGTAACCCTAGAGGAGAAGAAGCCGGAGGAGGAAGCTCCGGCTGGAGAGAAAGAGGAGGCGAAGCTCGAAGTGGAGGGAGGTAAGAAAGAGGAGGAAGAGCGGGAAAACCTTGTGGCGGTGTCGGAgaaagttgaagaagaagggGCGGGGGAGAAAGGAGTTGGGGCTGAGAAGGTTGAGGAAGAAGTTGAAGgagagaagaaggagaaggtGGCTGAAACGCCGAGCAAGAAAGGGAAGAGGAGTGGCCGGAGAGGGAGCTCGAAGAAGGACCAGAGCGAGGTGGCTGCGGCCGCGGCGGCGGCGAAGAAGAAGGCGAGCGAGGAGTTGGAGTCGGTGGCggaggagaagaaagagaaggagaaggagaaggagaaagagaaagagaaagaaaaggagaaagagcATGCTACGCCGGTGAGTGACAGGCCGACGAGGGAGAGGAAGATGGTGGAGAGGTTCTCTGTGCCGTCGCCGGGGAGGTCCGGGAAGTCGTCGGCGAACAAAGCTTTGTCCATTGAGAAG GGTTCTGGTACGCAGCTCAAGGATATTCCAAATG TGGCTTTCAAGTTGTCCAAGAGAAAAACTGATGACAATCTGCAAATGCTTCATTCAATACTTTACGGAAAGAAAGCTAAG GTGCATATTTGTAAGAAAAATATAGGCCAGTTTTCAGGCTATGTATGGACCGGGAATGAG GAAAAGCAGCGGGCAAAGGTAAAGGAGAGGATTGACAAGTGTGTTAAGGAAAAATTGATGGATTTCTGTGATGTGCTTAATATTCCAATAAATAGATCAATGACAAAGAAG GAAGAACTCTCTGCAAAGTTGTTAGAGTTTTTGGAATCTCCACATCCTACAACTGATGTTTTGCTTGCTGATAAAGATCAG AAAGGTCAAAAGCGTAGGAGGAAGTCCACACCAAGCAAAACTGCAAGCTCTGGAGAAGCATCTGCAGAAACACAACGCAAG aaacaaaaacaaacaccCCAAGTTGCAAAAAAGCAAAAGCAGTCATCGGAagttgaggaagaagatgaagttgAGGATAAAGTTGAATCTCCTGGTGCAAAAGATGAATCTCATAGTGATGATGACAATGAAACAGTACCAAATGAAGAAAGTGATCATGAAGAACATAAAtttgaggaagaggaagaggaagaggaggaagaggaagagaaaccaAAGGAGCAGATGTCAAAAAGCTCATCAAAAAAAGGTCGGAAGGATGGTTCAGTGACAAAAACAGTTGAAAAACCCAAGCCTGTCAAAAAGGCTACCCCCGCAAAATCTGTGAAGGCTCCTGCAAAATCTCCAAAAAAATCATCTAGTTCAACTTTGAAAAGAGGTGCCAGTGATACTGGTGGAACTTCTAGCTCACGTTCCAAGTCAAAGGAATCAACATCTAAAAAACAGAAGGTTGAAAAGGAAAGCCAGAAGAACATCAAAGAGAAAGATGCAAGCAAGAAACAGTCAAGCAGGTCCCCAGGAAAGGTCTCGGCAAAGGATCAAG GAAAAGGCAAAGCTGGCAAGAAGGCAAAGGCAGAACCCAGCAGAGAGGAGATGCATGCTGTGGTTGTTAATATCCTGAAGGAGGTGGACTTCAATACT GCAACTTTATCTGATATTCTCAGGCAACTTG gTACCCACTTTGGTGTTGACTTAATGCATAGAAAAGCGGAGGTGAAGGATATAATTACAGATGTGATAAATAACATGagtgatgaggaagatgaggGAGAGGATGCTGAGGAGAATGCTGATGCTGGTGATGATGCAGACAAAGATGAAGACGATGACGACGACGATGATGCTTAG